TCTGCACTTAAGGTTAACTGACTTGTCTCAGCTTATCGCCAAATGGTACGCTCATGCCATACCATTATGCTCATGCCGTACCATTTTGTGAACTCAACTATATAGTTGTCGTAAACTACACAAGAGCAAATTctcacgcatacacacacacacagtacacacacacaccataatACACGCATAATTTACATTATACCtcacatgtgtgtgtgagtgcacaCACTGACGCGAataacacatgcacacatgtgaCAGAGCGAAAGAGAGatgcacacagacaaacatacacacagacaataCCCAAAGTTTTTAGTCTTTGGGGGAGGGTAGAAATTAAGGGACTTACAAAGTTTAAGACTGTCAAAAACTTCCATCTGCCTCCAAACGTTAACTTGAACGGAACCGGAGATCCATAGACGTCATCAACATACAGAACGTCGTAGTACTGCACGAACAAGTGGaatccaaacaaaacaaagtgccCGACTTTTCCAAGAACTTCTTTTTGGGTCGCCGCCATAATGACTGTGGACTCAACCACTCATTTCTGGGGGTAAATGACCTTGAACTAAAATTTGCAAACGTTTAACTTTAAGATTCTTTTTGTGTTGGCTTAAGGGCATAATTTAGTTGggaaaaatatttctaaaaaatgcagtttttactctgtaacgttacaaagaAATTGTAGATAATTTGATCTActtcagggctctagccagcgtctgtttttccgtcaattgacggaaatttgctgcatgtgacggaaaattttttaaaccaatccgtcaaccttgacggacaaaaattcttggtggaagctacaggcggcttggggacgctgtccacgggcggaaagccacacactgtttgttttgctattgttatgattgttgatttagtgtgtcggcgcccttttgcatacgataatctcattaaaaacccgtttgtcaaggtctcagttccgtctttctaacttaactttcgcggttttcgcgacaatgggaattggctgacggaaaaaaaattcgatctggctagagccctgatctaCTTACAAAGTTTTGGTAGGTCATAAACTTCCATCTGCCTCCAAACGTCGATCGTAGGCTTCCTGGAGCACTGAAGAAGTTGTCAATGTAGAGATAGTCGTAATATTGCGTGAACATGTACAAAGTAAATATCAGAACATGTCCAGTTTGTCCCTGAACTCTAACCACCGCCATATTGTTTCGGCGGAACCACTTTCTCCGCAGGGGAGTGAAAGTGTAACTTGATAGTGCGTGTAAATGTCAACATTCACACGTTTGCTAAAATTTGGCTTACTGGCGCTCGTTGTTTGTAATATTATATTGTCCAAAATAATGAAAGGGGTGCTTTGACTTCAATTCATGTgttggagaaaaaaaagatttctatAAACATTTCTCAATGTGTGATCATGTGTGTAATCGCCCAAATTTTGGCGGGAAGACAACTTGTCATTCACTTTTGGCAGACGTGCCCAATATTGTAGCTGTAGGGGTGACTGATTCCAAATTATTCGATTGAACTCACGAATAAAGATATTTATCCTCCTAAAAGATTCatcaacatatcaaatatcaccgAGAAGCTCCTTATTTATGttagaaaaacacacacatagttTTGTTGTACAATATGTTAATCTAAAGAATGTGCCAAAAAAAGGCTGTGGAACTAACGTTACCTTGCAATGAATGTAATCGACTCAAGATAGGAAATCAGTAATTCACCTGGGAAATAGGGGGGTTATGTTTCGGTGCAAAATGATACAGCAGGTTATGATCTTGTTTTTGTATACCAAGATTATTGCCTTGGAAAATTAAAACTACAGTGTCGTATGGAAAATGTCATACTCTAGgtgatcatttttttaaaattcggGTTAACTTACAATGTAAACTATACCTATAGAAAGTGTGGCAGTCTTAATCGaatattgaccaatcacataACGCGGTCTCTGCCAAATATGGTCTGTATGTATGCAAATTTCATTGCCGCATCACTCCTTGCGCAGAGCAACATTCCAAGCAGTCAGACTGGCGGGAAGACTCGGAAAAAGGTCGTCGGGTCTTCTTGTGCGGTAAGAATTACTGAATTCTTGGACATGAGCGGTGTCGTTAGGGTTGATTGTGTATTCCAGAAATAAGATGTAGACTTATCAAATGTTTGACAAGTTTTCAACTCAAATTGTCACCAacgttttctgtatttttctgtGAAGGTAGGTTTTGGTGGCAATGTTTTCTTCGCACAAGACTCTTCAGACGATGTTTTGGTCACGGTTGAAAGAAAATTAAATTCTACCAAATGTTTCCCTCAGAATTTTTGGACAGAGGGGTTTTTGAGGTTTTGTCTAGATCTTATTCAAAGAACAGTGAAAAAATATGGCTACTTTTTGACAAGTGTTAACTTACCGGGCCAGCGCCCGACGTGTTGGCTGAACTTTTGGTACCCCGCGCCTTGTACTGACCATGGTCATTTTCCAGAATGTGTGTTTATAATATTACATAGAAGTGCAACTTTTTTTCTGCTGAAAGATTTCCCTCAGAATTTTCGGATGAAATGTTACTACACTTGTTTGTATGCAAGTTGCGTGAAATATTGTGATTTTGTCCAAAACGTGCTGTCAAGCGGCACAACGTAGTTCACTCAGCGGCAAACGCTACCCGTTGGCTAACGTGCGGACCGTTGTCATTTTATGATAATGTTAACGTAGCCGACCAAGTCATTCTTGGTCAAATTTTCCCTCAGAATTTCTGGACGAAATGTcattgtatgtaaatgtatgatTTGTGGTACATTTTGTCCGTAATTTACAAGGAGCCACAGACATTACGTCACCATCCGTAATAACAACTATATGTCCGAACCGACCAACCCAAGACAATGCGAGAATCGAACTCCTGCCCATGGACCTACGGAATTCGATGAAGATCACCAAGCAGCGGGATTgcgttatacccctgtcacatttggcgaaaatcgatcggacgacgattctgcggcaaacgcccgagcctcgcttataataataactttattgcgcaacaattgtaccaggtacaaagtatggcttatatgtgacagggacggttttcaggtgaaaaaaacGCGCAACCCtttgtcgatcttaaatatggccgatcttccatcgaaaCCCCCGAAGATAATGTGACCGGGGTATTACCGCTTGCGCAACGGGGACTTCGCAATTTACCCAAAGATGTGTTTCTAGCgggagttttttttctgtttctactcctttcttacagtatCCCATGTTTTAGATAGCTTTAGAGATGCATAGTAATAAAGACAATGAGAATTGAATTCTATTAAGCAAATCGAAAGAACAATCAGGCAAATCTTATGAGTGtagcgagaagaagtcaaacctgtagATACAGCATACATTAGAGTACGAAATTACAAtcagtactagtattacaagTAGTAAATTTCACTTAGACTATTTAGAACTACATGAACGTTACTTAGAACTTTATCATCTTGGCCTGTACGTAGATTGAAACAGCAGAAACGTACAATTCTTCATTCATTACTTATTGTTCAACACGTCGCAAAGCAAAGAGACGCGTTCTCTTGGTTTCTTTATTCCTCAAACGTGACGGCTATCTCATATCGAGTTACAGAACTTTAAAGAGGTACACGACGCCGTCGAAACCGATGACGTAACCGGAGAAGACGTCGCGTTTTATCTGTTCCCAACAGCCATCGCTCTGCAGCGCCGCCATGCGGGGTTCTAGGGCTTTGCAGTCCTCCGAAGATCGCAGAAGAACCTCCCTCAGAGCAAGGCAGACCAATCCACCTGCGGGATTTAAACAAAAGGAAGTGAAGTATATATAGAAAACGGATAAAATCTAAATGCAAGACTACTATACACAATACACAGTTCTTTTGATTAATATAGCGCTAAAGTTCACCACAAGTCCCGAATTCTTGCTTAATTTTACACAACACGATCTGTTCAGCGCTTTTCAAAACTATGCCTTTTATCGAAGATGTTTATCTTGAAGACCTATGATAGGAATATCTATAACTAAATTGTATCCATTGTTTTAATTCTTTTGTATCAATTTATCTTATTTGATTAAAACTGGGATTAATTCATCCTAGTCACAGTTGTCAACAATCCCCTTCTGTCTTTTCTTTGCATGTAGCACTGTTAGCTCAAGGAGGTAATaattaaaacctccttggttagctATAGGATACTTTACTTACTTGCTACACTGACCTCGTCTGTTCTAAAACAAATATGCAACAAAAAATAATAACCTGTCGTTATAAACGATACAGCAAGCTCAAAAAAGACTAGTTGCAGTGTGTGATTAGCCCTTTTTGCGAAAATGTACCACTGACCCGGTTTGACCACCCTGATGAGCTCGTCCAGACAGTCCGACTTCACGTGGCCGTTAGAGAACAGCCCGCTGCCAGTCACCACGTCATAGGtgtctacaaacaaacatataacaaataaataatcTAACGCTATTAATTAGACAAAACTAAGCgttcaaacaaaatatttcatttcatttcatctatAGCAAATCTCCTATTCTTTGTGTGTGCAAGACCTCCCTTTATGTTCAACAACAATGCACTCGATTTTTTCCTAAAAGTCTATATATGAAGATTTATAAAATGTAGCTTCACAAGACATGTAAATAATTCCAAAACGGGTATACCTTGTTGGACTAAGCCGAATCCCGTCAAAAACTAAATGCGAAggaaaacatcattttatcacagcaaatctctttttgacTTATCTTTTAACTAAGTGACAGCATTGTGATTTCCAGTAACCTGCTTATTTGGGCTTCATACGCAAATGCGTGACCACAGAAGCAGAAATTCGTTGGCGCGAAATCTTGCTCTGCCCAATTTTGTGCAATCAAGTGAGAAACCTTCCTTACCGTCTTTAATGTTAAGACGGTTTGGCCCCAGGAAGTCTTTGATGAAGTTCTTGTAGACGTTCTTGGTCTTGGCGACGTCTAACATCTCCTGGCTGGCGTCCAAGGCGTCCACATTGGTGAAACCGAGCTTggataactgaaaaaaaaagagtagaAAAATGAAAGGCAAAAGCGTTTGTCTGATCCAAACAGAAGGAATGAAAACAGGCCCCCTCCATTATTGGTTTTCTTCAATGACGCTGTTGAAAAACAACCACTCCTTTTCCATTAAATGCAATAAATTATAACTATTATTTGTGAAACGTTGTCATACTAACACTTCTCATCTACTAATCATAATACAATAAACTACACGTTTAACATCAATCAATAACATCGTTTATGcatttacctatcttagcattatttacatgtaacacacaCTGCCGTCCCGTGCAACCAACTTAGCCTCTGTACCATTCTCCGctggtcggctttggggtgctttaagccccctttataaatcaagaatttagctcggccgagttgtcagcgagctctaaatgacgaggaggtatgaccctgatgccaacgaagaaactctgccatttgttcgtaggcatcagggtcatgcctcctcgtaattcagagctcgatgacaactcggccgagctaaaatcttgatttgtaaagggggctttacccGGCCCAGTGCTAAGGTaaggcaccgacctgcttctgtcagcctgtctgattagctgccctttgagatttcgccgcTAGAGCCTGTAGCTTTATATACGTGACGAAATCCAACCTAACCCATTAGAAACTTCCCCAGCCTGCGCTAATTAACTGCACGGGCCGGCTACCCCTACAGCGCCGTAGAGCATAACAGcgagcgcctcgatggtatggtaaccaggctaagaCCAACCTCGACTCCTAGGAACCCTGTCCCCGCCGCCACGTCCAGAACGCGGGCGTTCCTCTCGTTGCCTAGCGACGCGGCCACAGCTTCGGCAACCTTCCAAGGTCCGGTGTAGTTGGCGCCTCCGAAATGATCCTAATTAAAACGATATTTCGTTTTTATAATTTAGGCAATCTACATCCTCCTttaacttgacttgacttgactttattaagATACACAATTAGCTTaacaatatacaaatacattgtgtacgtagctactcttcctgtggtccttaTCAAACATAGCAGCACACAAACCTGACACATAGGAACATACAAaaactatacaatgtacatgaaattCACACGTGATAAAATATAACTTAATGACTACTTGAGTTCATATACAATGCGAAAAATCTATTGCTTTTACAATTTCAACCGGCTTGCACTAGCCTCTACGTATACcaggatcggtggtctaatagtagaaattggacaaatagagtcaatagtacgctaggggagttagccggccataGGAGCCAACACTTGTCCAACTTACCCCTACTAGGCTTTTACTCTTTACTTGGCccaagtcccctattactattcggcctgGCGGGAGTCTGGTACACACTAGGTTTGCACGACCTAAATGGTCATAAATTGATGTTTGCATCCatctaatttgcattttgtccCACTAGCCTAGTTTGCACCTTCTGAATGATATTTGCTTATCTAAATGATATTTGCACTGAACATGTGACGATACGGATTATAAATCAGCTAGTAGCTTGATCACTGGTTTGCTTTGGGCACTGCCACATTTCATACGATGTTTTAGTCGAGGTAGACTAAAGTTTCCTAAAAAAATAACGACCATCTTCAAGTATCTCTTGACAACCCGCTCTAGTTCTGTCAAAAACAGTTATGTAAGTTTTGTACGACGCATATATACGGTGGTCCCACTAAGAATTTGCTATCGTAACCCAATCGTACGAGGCATGTGACCGAGATACTATCTCTCGATTGTCTGGAAATTCGCATCGTTCAGAAACAAGCAACCGTCACTGTAAGAGCTCCGGTTGAAAAAGTACAATCGGCCACTAGCAATACATTGTTTACCAACTGTCTATAAGCGTGCACTTGAAGACCCAGAAAACGTTCTACTTTATATAGATCAGGATAAAAGAGCATATTAGTGAACACAGCATTATGATTGTTCTATGAAAACTGGTTAACGGTTAGGGAATGGTATAAATCAGAATCCATTGACTATAAAAGAACAAAACCCAGAAGTGGGGTGGTGATAAATGTACTTAGTGGACGTATAGAGTGATCAGGGAGCGATGGCAACCACCTGTCTTGTGCACAAAATGACcagaacaaaaaagaagaagaaacagataaCTTTTAACCCTTTTAGCCTTTTGATGATACCTTACCTGATCATATTCCTTGGCCCATGTCTTGTAGAAGTCAATCACTTCTTTCGGCTTAATTCCTGGCCGGGTCACGTTAAGAACCCTTTCCTTAACCCTCGACTCATCCGCCATCTTGTCCTAGGTAAGTATGATCAGACCTCACCTGACGATGTCCCCTTTTCAACGTCTTGCGCCAAAGTACACAATGGATCAACTGTTACAGCACTGTCCACATTGAGAGATAACGTGACTGGCACTGACGACAAAGGCGTCAAACCGTCCTGGTTTTCTCTTCGCGTACCCTTTGCATTCCTGCCTATAGCCAGGGAAGATTTGAGTTATGGAATAGTTCTCACAGAACATTTTTAGTAATATTCTCAAGAGAAGTGCCCGAAGAGGGACTCTGTTATCTGTCAAAGATTGCTGGTCTGTTTTTCAtcaaccaccccccccccccatgtccCTGTCGGCCTTTTTGTCATTGAGACAGTTCGATGCAAGGTCACCAGTCTGATTGTACCATGCGACATGTAATAGTTAtgcaaggctcgaaataccacctgcataattatgcaagttagtgcatgtaaaattggagttgtgcaggtatttctgatgtctacctgcacctaacctgcactggtccatgtactgggttttatacataaatgtcctatgatgtaggtgtgtatggattattattagctgcattggtaaagtatgaaagaaaaactagcgatgcatggttcctgaacaattttagtatgattaataattcttaagttcaaagtggtgcaggtaaattttgtctggtgcaggtaattgtcaatgttacctgcactggtgcaggtatgcaggaaaagtatttcgagccctgtataatATGGGATTTGGGGTCAAGGATATAATAACGACGAGATATTTTTCATAGTCTTTACGGGATTTGCCTTACgacgaaaaatataaacatGCATACAAACGCCACCGAAAACAAAATCTTATTGGCGGAAGGTAAAAGGACATGACATGCCAAAATCCAAATACATCTGGGTTATTAAATTAAGCTGCGAATAGATTTCTACGTACTTAGTTTGTGTTACCTCATAAATAAGTGAAGACTTAGTTTGTAAAACAAATACGAATATCTTTATCAAATACGTACTGATATCTAACACATTGAAAAATACGCAAAAAAATTAGATAGACATAAATACTGAAATACGTATTGTCTTAAATGTTGCcactttttttattaatttgtcAAAACTGGTGCTAAaagaacagacagacagacagagacaacACGTCTTTTTTGGGCAATATTTCCTTCTGTGTAAGTGAGACAGTTTATGACACTTTATAAACGTACATGACTCCATCGAATCCGACGACGCAGTAACTGAGAAATACTTCCCGAtgtaacagacacacagagacgACAAGCTTTCTTGGGcattataacgctagttcaccttaatccgtgagGTAACCTACTAGCaaattcgttgttttaaaaagctgggtattaagagatttcaggtcaacgacgtgggtttaaaatgtcaacattttcaagatattgcaatgtgaaactaccttccgcCGACTTAACGATctccaaataccctatttttatacacaacggatataggttaccctacggataaaggtgaactaacattatcTCTTTGTGTAAGTGAGATGGTCTATAACACTTTATAAACGTACACGACTCCGTCGAATCCGACGCAGTAACCGGGAAACACCTCCCGATGCACCTGCTGCCATTGG
The sequence above is drawn from the Branchiostoma floridae strain S238N-H82 chromosome 17, Bfl_VNyyK, whole genome shotgun sequence genome and encodes:
- the LOC118404661 gene encoding methyltransferase-like protein 27 → MADESRVKERVLNVTRPGIKPKEVIDFYKTWAKEYDQDHFGGANYTGPWKVAEAVAASLGNERNARVLDVAAGTGFLGVELSKLGFTNVDALDASQEMLDVAKTKNVYKNFIKDFLGPNRLNIKDDTYDVVTGSGLFSNGHVKSDCLDELIRVVKPGGLVCLALREVLLRSSEDCKALEPRMAALQSDGCWEQIKRDVFSGYVIGFDGVVYLFKVL